From one Chloroflexota bacterium genomic stretch:
- a CDS encoding phosphotransferase, giving the protein MPEPTNLGAAEFHAIAERALPYWGLKPARIELVANAENCVFRLEMPDSRAYVLRIHRPGYHSLTELESELEWVRALADAGISVSVGRPTLDGRAYAEVPTPDGESSRFVGLIDWTEGQILDDEIELESDPDRIAARFEQIGRIAARIHNQASLWSPPPGFVRHEFDVPGFVGESPFWGRFWDVPVLRPEQRAILLRARDGVANYLGGYGKDPGIYSMIHSDLHPRNFVVTASGDLHVIDFDDAGFGWHQYELATVLWELEGEPGFEEVRQALLTGYRSLRPISDEAVALIPLFLVIRSLASIGWRWERPDLGRGATIPQLVDEACRSVVAFGF; this is encoded by the coding sequence TTGCCTGAACCGACCAACCTCGGCGCGGCCGAATTCCACGCCATTGCCGAACGCGCGTTGCCCTACTGGGGACTCAAACCCGCCCGCATTGAACTGGTCGCCAACGCCGAGAACTGCGTGTTTCGGCTGGAGATGCCGGATTCGCGGGCATACGTGCTGCGGATTCACCGCCCCGGTTACCACTCGCTGACCGAGCTCGAATCTGAGCTGGAGTGGGTACGGGCCCTCGCCGATGCCGGCATCAGCGTGTCGGTCGGCCGCCCGACCCTGGACGGTCGCGCTTACGCGGAAGTCCCGACCCCCGACGGGGAGTCCTCGCGGTTCGTCGGCCTGATCGATTGGACCGAGGGCCAGATCCTGGATGACGAGATCGAGCTCGAATCCGACCCCGATCGGATCGCGGCCCGCTTTGAGCAAATCGGCCGCATCGCTGCAAGGATCCACAACCAGGCCAGCCTCTGGTCACCGCCGCCGGGATTCGTCCGTCACGAATTCGACGTGCCCGGATTTGTCGGCGAGTCCCCGTTCTGGGGTCGGTTCTGGGACGTGCCGGTCCTGCGCCCAGAGCAGCGCGCAATACTGCTCCGCGCCCGCGATGGGGTAGCCAATTACCTGGGCGGTTACGGTAAGGATCCCGGCATTTATTCGATGATTCACTCCGACCTTCACCCCAGGAACTTCGTGGTAACCGCATCCGGCGATCTGCACGTAATCGACTTCGACGATGCTGGTTTCGGTTGGCACCAGTACGAACTGGCGACGGTGCTGTGGGAACTCGAGGGGGAGCCCGGTTTTGAAGAGGTCCGGCAGGCGTTGCTGACCGGATACCGGTCCTTGCGGCCGATCAGCGACGAAGCGGTGGCTTTAATCCCGCTTTTCCTGGTGATCAGAAGCCTGGCGTCGATCGGCTGGCGGTGGGAACGTCCCGATCTCGGTCGCGGCGCGACGATCCCGCAGTTGGTTGACGAGGCCTGTCGAAGCGTGGTGGCGTTCGGTTTCTGA
- a CDS encoding aspartate aminotransferase family protein, which produces MSKRSTAEMLARRELLLGTGVTTFYRDPVHIVRGEGVWLYDADGRRYLDVYNNVPCVGHANPRVVNAMRRQTETLNVHSRYLHEGVLDYAERLTGLHADPITTVVFTCSGTEANEVAIQMARAATGGKGLVCTDAAYHGNSTEVRKLTRLRKQENPEYRSIPTPQRYRPVRDGLADDALTDAYLELLQEQIEGFAADGVPFAGALFCPILANEGLPDIPPRFMLRAAELVRAAGGLLICDEVQAGFARTGQWWGYQTSGFVPDVAVMGKPMGNGLPLAGVAASGELVNAFRSKTRYFNTFASSPLQAAVGQAVIDEIEERDLTASVAEIGSYLREQLRAIGRDCPAIAEVRGHGLFVGIEWVKDRGSKDPDPDGAEEIMNRLRRSGFLMGRSGQHGNVLKVRPPLVFEREHADLFLEGFAAAVSKPT; this is translated from the coding sequence ATGAGTAAGCGATCTACCGCCGAAATGCTGGCTCGCCGCGAATTGCTGCTTGGCACCGGCGTCACCACGTTTTACCGGGATCCGGTCCACATCGTGCGTGGAGAGGGTGTCTGGCTATATGACGCCGATGGGCGGCGCTACCTCGACGTCTACAACAACGTGCCCTGCGTGGGGCACGCCAATCCCCGTGTCGTAAATGCGATGCGACGCCAGACGGAAACCCTCAACGTCCACTCGCGCTACCTGCACGAGGGCGTCCTCGATTACGCTGAGCGCCTGACCGGGTTGCACGCCGATCCGATCACGACGGTGGTGTTCACCTGCAGCGGGACCGAGGCCAACGAGGTAGCGATCCAGATGGCGCGCGCCGCGACCGGCGGCAAGGGCCTGGTCTGCACTGACGCCGCCTATCACGGCAACTCCACCGAGGTGCGCAAGCTGACCCGGTTGCGCAAACAGGAAAACCCCGAATACCGCTCGATTCCGACACCGCAGCGCTACCGGCCGGTCCGTGATGGTCTGGCCGACGATGCGTTAACCGATGCCTATCTCGAACTGCTGCAGGAGCAGATCGAAGGGTTTGCCGCCGATGGAGTGCCGTTTGCCGGGGCGCTGTTCTGTCCGATCCTGGCCAACGAGGGTCTGCCCGACATTCCGCCCCGATTCATGCTCCGGGCGGCCGAATTGGTTAGGGCCGCCGGCGGACTTCTGATCTGTGATGAGGTGCAGGCCGGGTTCGCGCGCACCGGCCAATGGTGGGGCTATCAGACTTCGGGCTTTGTTCCCGATGTCGCGGTGATGGGCAAACCGATGGGGAATGGCCTGCCGCTTGCCGGCGTGGCCGCCTCCGGCGAATTGGTCAACGCATTCCGATCCAAGACGCGCTATTTCAACACGTTCGCCTCAAGCCCCCTACAGGCCGCGGTCGGACAGGCGGTGATCGACGAAATCGAGGAGCGAGACCTTACCGCCAGCGTCGCCGAGATCGGATCTTATCTGCGAGAGCAGCTGCGCGCCATCGGCAGGGACTGCCCGGCTATCGCCGAGGTGCGCGGCCACGGTCTGTTCGTTGGCATCGAATGGGTCAAGGACCGAGGTAGCAAGGACCCTGATCCAGACGGGGCCGAGGAAATCATGAATCGGCTGCGCCGGTCCGGTTTTCTGATGGGACGATCCGGACAGCACGGCAACGTGCTGAAGGTTCGACCCCCGCTGGTGTTTGAGCGCGAACACGCCGACCTTTTTCTGGAGGGGTTCGCGGCCGCCGTCAGCAAGCCGACCTGA
- a CDS encoding phosphotransferase, translating to MSGAQAWRPELKSGRPRPLDSAVVQPLLDRVAPGHRLASVTPAGAAYTNRVHIVRAVSPRGHEICLVIKQLTDSLDAERATAEFRGLEIAHRHGIPVPEPLLLDASGSELGVPGLVTGFVAGAQVMRPKDVAAWAEAMADALLAIHDIAPSADERDGLYDGEAIGLYFLSGHWPAANARHPLSEQIYGAIEELRPELECTRQAFLHMDFWPGNVLWDRDRIAAIVDWDGAAVGDRAVDVGNFRMEMHLRGIKEAADIFLRRYEAGAGAVKNLAFWELAAAARPLPDPFAWLLDPPAGADSRELLRNFNEFVAGAAARIRRGRD from the coding sequence ATCTCCGGCGCGCAAGCTTGGCGGCCGGAATTGAAATCCGGGCGCCCCAGGCCACTGGACTCGGCAGTCGTGCAGCCGCTGCTGGACCGGGTCGCACCCGGTCATCGATTGGCGTCGGTGACCCCGGCCGGGGCTGCCTACACGAACCGGGTCCACATCGTCAGGGCGGTTTCGCCGCGGGGCCACGAAATCTGCCTGGTGATCAAGCAGTTGACCGATTCACTTGACGCGGAGCGGGCGACCGCCGAGTTTCGGGGGCTGGAAATCGCCCACCGGCACGGCATCCCGGTCCCGGAGCCGCTGCTACTTGACGCTTCGGGCAGCGAATTGGGAGTGCCGGGACTGGTAACCGGATTCGTCGCGGGCGCCCAGGTGATGCGCCCCAAAGACGTCGCGGCCTGGGCTGAGGCGATGGCCGATGCCCTGCTGGCGATTCACGACATCGCCCCTTCGGCAGACGAGCGGGACGGCCTCTATGACGGGGAAGCGATCGGGCTCTATTTCCTTAGCGGTCACTGGCCCGCCGCCAACGCCCGCCATCCGCTGTCAGAGCAGATTTACGGGGCGATCGAAGAGCTGCGTCCCGAGCTCGAATGCACCCGGCAGGCGTTTCTGCACATGGACTTCTGGCCCGGAAACGTCCTGTGGGACCGGGACCGGATTGCGGCAATCGTCGACTGGGACGGTGCCGCGGTGGGAGACCGGGCGGTGGATGTCGGCAACTTTCGGATGGAGATGCACCTGCGCGGGATCAAGGAGGCCGCCGACATATTCCTGCGGCGCTATGAGGCCGGGGCCGGAGCGGTCAAGAACCTCGCGTTCTGGGAGCTGGCCGCGGCCGCCCGGCCGCTCCCCGATCCCTTCGCCTGGCTGCTCGATCCCCCCGCTGGCGCGGACAGCCGGGAACTGCTGCGCAATTTCAATGAATTCGTCGCCGGGGCCGCGGCGCGGATCCGGCGCGGGCGCGATTGA
- a CDS encoding VOC family protein, translating to MENIVVHWELGSHDPESLGQFYAGLFGWRIEPQETMDYHVAYTRSERGINGGIMRVEEGIPPYLVFYVVVEDLQATLDRAQQLGGQTVFPPTPIPGVGTFAHITDPQGFLIGAIEPPPDWDEQAAEQQRKEEGGLPVMHWEIGSGEPAELHAFYTALFGWTIDTDTPLNYPMVRTGGAGGIDGGIYEAEDPDHRFLTIYVQVNDLSATLTKAGSLGASYVGEIASVPGIGRFSIVGDPEGRFIGVMEEE from the coding sequence ATGGAAAACATCGTAGTGCACTGGGAGCTTGGATCCCACGACCCCGAATCTTTGGGTCAGTTCTATGCGGGACTGTTCGGATGGCGGATCGAACCGCAGGAGACCATGGACTACCATGTCGCCTACACGCGCAGCGAGCGCGGCATCAACGGCGGGATCATGCGGGTCGAAGAGGGGATACCCCCTTACCTCGTCTTCTACGTGGTGGTCGAAGACCTGCAAGCGACCCTGGACCGGGCCCAGCAACTGGGCGGGCAAACTGTATTCCCGCCGACACCTATTCCCGGCGTTGGAACGTTCGCGCACATCACCGATCCGCAAGGGTTTCTCATCGGAGCAATCGAGCCCCCGCCCGATTGGGACGAACAGGCCGCCGAACAACAGCGCAAAGAGGAGGGTGGATTGCCGGTCATGCACTGGGAAATTGGCTCCGGCGAGCCCGCGGAACTGCATGCCTTCTACACTGCGCTCTTTGGCTGGACAATCGACACCGACACACCGCTCAACTACCCGATGGTGCGAACCGGTGGTGCAGGTGGAATCGACGGCGGGATTTACGAGGCCGAGGACCCCGACCACCGGTTCCTGACGATTTACGTTCAGGTGAACGACCTCTCGGCGACGCTCACGAAGGCCGGCAGTCTTGGCGCCAGTTACGTGGGGGAGATTGCGTCCGTTCCAGGGATCGGAAGGTTCTCGATAGTCGGTGACCCGGAGGGACGTTTCATCGGCGTCATGGAGGAGGAGTGA
- a CDS encoding class II histone deacetylase, producing the protein MAERRTGWVYHESYLWHDTGRWQALGPEHGRWLQAWEHYENPDTKRRFNNLLEVSGFSEELVRLKPEPATIEQVLRFHTRDHVERVRKLSAARGGDAGIGAEFSTGGFEIALLSAGGTIRAVDAVLDGEVDNAYALVRPPGHHAERDQGMGFCIFGNVAIAAMHALSERGLSRIATLDWDVHHGNGTQQAFYDRNDVLTMSIHQDECFPRDSGTIGEHGESDGDGFNINIPLPPGSGHGAYTETIRQVVVPALRAYKPDLIIVPSGFDASNFDPLARMMAHSDTFRAMTRMLLEAADELCSGRLVMSHEGGYSPIYVPFCGLAVMEELSGKKSIAGDPFATHIATGGGQDLQPHQQAALHNVIPSVERLRELESS; encoded by the coding sequence ATGGCAGAGCGCCGGACCGGATGGGTCTATCACGAGTCCTACCTGTGGCACGACACCGGCCGATGGCAGGCGCTCGGACCCGAGCACGGACGCTGGCTGCAGGCCTGGGAACATTACGAAAACCCCGATACGAAGCGACGCTTCAACAACCTCCTGGAAGTTTCGGGTTTCTCCGAGGAACTGGTCCGGCTAAAACCGGAGCCGGCCACTATCGAACAGGTGCTGCGGTTTCATACGCGCGACCACGTCGAACGGGTGCGGAAACTCTCGGCCGCGCGCGGCGGCGATGCCGGCATAGGCGCCGAGTTCTCCACGGGCGGATTCGAGATCGCGCTGCTTTCCGCCGGCGGAACGATCAGGGCGGTCGACGCAGTGCTCGACGGCGAGGTGGACAACGCCTACGCGCTGGTACGCCCGCCCGGTCATCACGCCGAGCGCGACCAGGGAATGGGGTTCTGCATCTTCGGCAACGTCGCGATCGCGGCCATGCACGCCCTGTCCGAGCGCGGATTGAGCAGGATCGCGACCCTGGACTGGGACGTCCACCACGGGAACGGCACGCAGCAGGCTTTTTACGATCGCAACGACGTTCTGACGATGTCGATTCACCAGGACGAGTGCTTCCCGCGCGACAGCGGCACCATCGGCGAACACGGTGAAAGCGACGGCGACGGCTTCAACATCAACATTCCCCTGCCGCCGGGCAGCGGGCACGGAGCCTATACCGAAACAATCCGCCAGGTCGTGGTCCCGGCCTTGCGGGCTTATAAGCCGGACCTGATCATCGTGCCGTCCGGGTTCGATGCCAGCAATTTCGACCCGTTGGCACGGATGATGGCGCACTCGGACACCTTCCGGGCAATGACGCGAATGCTGCTGGAGGCCGCCGACGAACTTTGTTCTGGGCGACTGGTTATGAGCCACGAGGGCGGTTACAGCCCGATCTACGTCCCGTTTTGCGGACTTGCCGTCATGGAAGAACTAAGCGGCAAGAAATCGATCGCCGGCGATCCCTTCGCAACCCACATCGCAACCGGAGGAGGGCAGGACCTGCAGCCACACCAGCAGGCCGCCTTGCACAACGTAATCCCATCGGTTGAACGGCTGCGAGAACTCGAAAGTAGCTAG
- the mftG gene encoding mycofactocin system GMC family oxidoreductase MftG, producing the protein MRYDTVIVGAGSAGAVLATRLSEDPDRSVLLLEAGPDYPDLEQLPDEIKYGYGEQNIWAKAFGYDSPYNWEYEARATDDLPAIMIPRGKVVGGSSAVNAQIFLRGIPEDFDSWAAAGNEGWAFEDVLPYFKAVESDRDYGETDVHGASGPIIARRWPEEEWLADELAFYTAARESGFPHSPDLNDPGSTGVGPMPMNNPGRIRYSTAVGYLPQARHRLNFTIRANCHVHRVLISDGRAHGVLVESGGELFEVQAEEVILSAGSIGSPHILQLSGVGPADELAAAGVSVVHDLPGVGRNLRDHPQVQLDWLARPGHRLDPLSPTMQVGLQYTASGSSLRNDMFIHAFSYVTDRSFYLSTTGKPIGMGMIVALYLAEGSGHLQLRSANPHDKPLLDYNYLVEESDRRRLREGVRLCARFGEWDSYAEVIESPLNPTGADLVSDGSLDAWISGNIRTSHHVSSTCKMGPSSDPGAVVDHTGSVHGIAGLRVADASIMPDCVRANTNLSTMMIGERIAAIIRGES; encoded by the coding sequence ATCAGGTACGACACCGTAATCGTTGGCGCCGGTTCCGCCGGCGCGGTGCTGGCTACCAGGCTTTCGGAGGACCCGGACAGGTCGGTGTTGCTGTTGGAAGCCGGCCCCGACTATCCGGATCTGGAGCAATTGCCGGACGAGATCAAGTACGGCTACGGCGAACAGAACATCTGGGCCAAAGCGTTCGGCTACGACAGTCCGTACAACTGGGAATATGAGGCTCGGGCCACCGACGACCTCCCGGCGATCATGATTCCGCGCGGCAAGGTGGTCGGTGGATCTTCGGCGGTGAACGCCCAGATTTTTCTGCGGGGTATTCCCGAGGACTTTGACAGTTGGGCGGCGGCCGGAAACGAGGGCTGGGCGTTTGAGGACGTCCTGCCGTACTTCAAGGCGGTCGAATCCGACCGCGACTACGGTGAAACCGATGTCCACGGAGCCAGCGGACCCATCATCGCCCGTCGCTGGCCGGAGGAAGAGTGGCTGGCCGACGAGCTCGCGTTCTACACCGCGGCGCGCGAGTCCGGATTCCCGCACAGCCCCGATCTGAACGACCCCGGGTCGACCGGGGTCGGACCAATGCCGATGAACAACCCGGGCCGAATCCGCTACAGCACCGCGGTCGGGTATCTGCCGCAGGCCCGGCATCGCCTAAATTTCACGATCAGGGCCAATTGCCACGTTCACCGGGTGCTCATCTCCGACGGGCGTGCCCACGGAGTGCTGGTCGAGAGCGGCGGCGAACTGTTCGAGGTGCAGGCCGAAGAGGTGATCCTCTCGGCGGGATCGATCGGTTCACCGCACATCCTGCAACTCTCCGGTGTCGGGCCGGCCGACGAATTGGCGGCGGCCGGCGTGTCGGTCGTCCACGACCTTCCCGGCGTCGGCCGCAACCTGCGCGACCACCCGCAGGTGCAGCTGGACTGGCTGGCCCGGCCCGGTCACAGACTCGATCCGCTGTCGCCGACGATGCAGGTTGGATTGCAGTACACCGCGTCAGGTTCGTCGTTGCGCAACGACATGTTCATCCACGCGTTTTCCTACGTGACCGATCGGAGTTTCTACCTCTCAACCACCGGCAAGCCAATCGGGATGGGAATGATCGTTGCGCTGTATCTTGCCGAAGGCAGCGGGCATCTGCAGCTGCGCTCGGCAAATCCCCACGACAAACCGCTGCTGGACTACAACTACCTGGTTGAAGAATCCGACCGACGGCGCCTGCGCGAGGGAGTGCGGCTGTGTGCCAGGTTTGGCGAGTGGGATTCTTACGCCGAAGTTATTGAGAGTCCTTTGAACCCGACCGGCGCCGACCTGGTCTCCGACGGCTCGCTGGATGCCTGGATCTCCGGCAACATCCGGACCAGCCACCACGTTTCCAGCACGTGCAAGATGGGTCCCTCGTCCGACCCCGGAGCGGTGGTCGACCATACCGGATCGGTACACGGAATCGCCGGACTCCGGGTGGCTGACGCGTCGATCATGCCCGATTGCGTGAGGGCAAACACCAATCTGTCGACGATGATGATTGGGGAACGCATTGCCGCAATCATTCGCGGCGAAAGCTAG
- a CDS encoding sulfatase-like hydrolase/transferase, which yields MRPNILVVMSDQHARRYASPYGHEFIRTPSMQRLADEGVTFENAYCNSPICGPSRASFMTGQYVPDVEAWDNATVLHSDLPTWAHLLNAAGYETVLSGKMHFQGADQLHGFQRRILSDVHGDSSPELAANWTGWLTETAAADLSMFKEVGPGEHPYSAYDEIATSQAGAYIRSRQGSKRPWALLVGLITPHYPFVVRPKFWDLYFPDHVDLPEVPAHKDDLHPHNRRLAEWFSFMDVPIELAARARAGYYGLISYTDACLGSLLDAVDQSGQADETVVVYTSDHGEGAGEHGMWNKHNFYENSVGVPLQIRWPDRIPPRTRVAQPVSLVDLTRTIVDAAGSDAPDHWTGNSLLPLAEGQAVEGEGLVISDFLADGSWSACRMVRAGNLKYNYYHGEPEELFDLGADPVELNDQSSNPAYAKVLQRMRAIAMARFDPEEVTSRVLLSQQKRNLIRAGCAFSGSGPWTPGNP from the coding sequence ATGAGGCCGAACATCCTGGTCGTGATGAGCGATCAGCACGCGCGCCGCTACGCTTCGCCCTACGGTCACGAATTCATCCGGACCCCCAGCATGCAACGCCTGGCCGATGAAGGGGTTACGTTCGAGAACGCCTACTGCAACTCGCCGATCTGCGGCCCCTCGCGAGCTTCCTTCATGACCGGTCAGTACGTGCCGGACGTGGAGGCCTGGGACAACGCGACCGTCCTGCACAGCGATCTGCCCACCTGGGCCCATCTGCTCAATGCCGCCGGCTATGAGACCGTCTTATCCGGCAAGATGCACTTCCAGGGGGCAGACCAGCTGCACGGATTCCAGCGCCGCATCCTCTCCGACGTGCATGGCGATTCCAGCCCGGAATTGGCCGCCAACTGGACCGGATGGTTGACCGAAACCGCCGCCGCCGACTTGTCCATGTTCAAAGAGGTCGGCCCGGGCGAGCACCCTTATTCGGCATACGACGAAATCGCCACCTCTCAGGCCGGCGCCTACATCCGCTCGCGGCAGGGTTCCAAACGTCCATGGGCTCTTTTGGTCGGGTTAATAACACCGCACTACCCGTTTGTGGTCAGGCCCAAGTTCTGGGACCTTTACTTTCCGGACCACGTCGACTTGCCCGAGGTTCCGGCCCACAAGGACGATCTGCATCCGCACAACCGCCGCTTGGCCGAATGGTTCTCGTTCATGGACGTCCCAATTGAGCTGGCGGCCCGGGCCCGGGCCGGCTACTACGGGTTGATCAGCTACACCGACGCGTGCCTGGGTTCGCTGCTGGATGCAGTCGACCAATCAGGGCAGGCCGATGAAACGGTGGTCGTCTACACATCCGACCACGGCGAGGGCGCCGGCGAGCACGGCATGTGGAACAAGCACAACTTCTACGAAAACTCGGTCGGCGTACCGTTGCAAATCCGCTGGCCGGACCGAATTCCACCCAGAACGCGCGTGGCCCAGCCCGTGTCGCTGGTGGATCTGACGCGTACGATCGTTGACGCGGCCGGGTCCGACGCGCCCGATCACTGGACCGGCAATAGCCTGCTGCCGTTGGCCGAAGGCCAAGCCGTCGAGGGCGAGGGGTTGGTGATTTCTGATTTCCTGGCCGACGGAAGCTGGTCAGCATGCCGAATGGTGCGGGCCGGCAATCTCAAGTACAACTACTACCACGGGGAGCCGGAGGAGTTGTTTGATTTGGGTGCCGATCCGGTCGAATTGAACGACCAGAGTTCAAATCCGGCCTACGCCAAGGTATTGCAGCGCATGCGGGCCATCGCCATGGCGAGGTTTGACCCCGAGGAGGTAACTTCCCGCGTATTGCTCTCGCAGCAAAAGCGCAATCTGATTCGCGCCGGTTGCGCGTTTTCCGGCAGCGGTCCGTGGACTCCGGGGAATCCGTAA